The uncultured Trichococcus sp. DNA window GTTTGCGATGTTATTGGCATTAACGATCTGTTGGACTGTCACGCCATAACGCAAAGCGATAGCATAGAGGGTGTCTCCTGCTTTAACGGTGTAAGTTGTTCCGGTTGTAGGAGTCGTAGGCGCTGTCGGAGTACTTGTTCCGGGAATCGTCAACACTTGACCGACACGGATCAGATTAGCATTGGTGATGCCATTTGCATTAACGATCGCTTGGACTGTCACTCCATAACGCAAAGCGATAGCATAGAGCGTATCCCCGGCTTTGACTGTGTAGGATGTGCCTGTTGTGGGCGTTGTAGGAGTCGTAGGTGTTGTCGGCGTGCCTGTTCCCGGAATCGTCAACACTTGACCGACGCGGATCAGGTTGGCATTAGTCAAGCCATTGGCGTTAACGATCGCTTGGACTGTCACTCCATACCGCAAAGCGATGGCATAGAGCGTATCCCCAGCTTTGACTGTGTAGGATGTGCCTGTTCCCGGAGTGCTTGTGGTGTTCATAAGTTGGGAAAGGGTCACAAACGAATAACCCATCGCACGCAGCTGATTGATCATGTTCGGCAATGCGGTAGGAGTCCCGTTGGCGCCGTAACCAGTGTGCATCAACACGATGGCTCCAGGAACGATATTGTTGATGACGCGGTTGTAGATGTCAGTTGCTGAATTCCCCGTCCAATCCAGTGTATCGATGGTCCACTGGAATGTGTACGTATAGCCAGCGTTTCCGACTGTTTGCAGGACGGTATTGTTATAGGAACCGAATGGAGCGCGGAAGAAAGGTTTTGTACTCTTTCCGGTGAGGTTTGTGATGATCGTTTCGGCTTGACTGAGTTGGTTTGTCATCTCGGTCGTTGATACGGTTGTGAAGTCCGGATGGTTATAGGAGTGGTTTCCGATGTCGTGGCCAGCTGCGACAATGTTCTTGATTGCCTGCGGATGATTTTCAGCACCTTGACCGGTGAGGAAGAAAGTGGCTTTTATGTTATTGGCTGACAATGTGTTCAGAATTGATTGGATGTTAAATCCGTCCGATCCATCATCAAACGTTAAGGCAACGACCTTATTGGATGTCGAACCTTGGTAAATAATCTGCGAGGTAGCGGCCAAAGCAGGTGTTGCCGAAAGGGTGAAGAGAAGCAGGAGCGAAAGGATGACTCCGAATAAACGTCTGAACGCCTTTCTTGAGGTGTTCATTTTTATTCCCCTTTTCTGTTACGGTATATGTGACATGGTTGACGCGACGGCATTGAAAGACGAGTGCCTAAGATTGTGATTGTTGCAGAAAAATGGAGTGAACTCATTCTGTTCCACACTTACATTTTACCATAAACGTTATGGTGTGGGTATGAAAACGCATGCAAATGAATGGGGTGGTTAGTCTTTAAATGTCAGGAATTATTCTGAAATTATTAGGATTTTGCAAAATAAGACTGCTATAGATTGAAAAAAACCGTATATTTGGTAAAATACTTGAGTGATGAAATTATATTATTCTCTTTCAGTCATCAGGAAGAAAGCAGGTTGCAAATGTCAACAGATGGAAAAGTCAAAGCAGAAAATGAAACAACAAACAACAAGATGGTGCAGGGGACTTTTTGGATGACTTTCGGGAGCATTTTTTCCCGATTGATTGGTGCACTCTACATCATCCCATGGAACGCCTTGATGGGTTCTACTGATGCGGCCAATACGGCCAATGCCCTTTATTCGATAGGCTACACGCCTTATCAGCTGTTCCTTTCGATTGGGATAGCGGGCTTCCCGGCGGCGATGTCCAAACAGGTAGCCCAATACAACGCAAAAAATCAATACCGTACCGGCATCGACATCTTCAAGAAGAGCATGTTCTTTATGCTTTTGACGGGTGCGATCAGTGCAGCGTTGATGTACGGTTTGGCACCGATGATCGCCGAGAACAGTCCGGCTGCTTCACCTGAAGACGGGGCGTTGGTGATCCGTGCCTTGGCTCCCGCCTTATTGCTGGTGCCGGGCATGAGCTTGATGCGCGGTTTTTTCCAGGGCTATCAGGATATGGTGCCTTCAGCCATTTCGCAAGTATTTGAACAAATCGGCAGGGTCGTGTACCTTTTGGGTGCCACCTACATCGTGATGCAACTGCTGGATGGCAACATCGCCACAGCGGTTGCGCATTCCACTTTCGCGGCATTTGTGGGCGCGATTGTTGCGGCCATCATCCTCCTTTTTTATTACAAAAAGAAGATGGCTGAATATCAACCGTTGATCGCCAACAGCGAACCTTCCAGCAACATCCAGACGACTGCGGCCATCAAGAGCATGCTGCAGGAATCGATTCCGTTCATACTGATCGGATCGGGGATCACCTTCGCCAAGCTGATCGATCAGGTGACGTTCAAGCCGATGATGGAGAACTTGACGAACTATTCCGGCAAAGAAATTGAAGATCTGTTCGGATTGTTCAGTTTCAACGCCGACAAATTGATCATGATCATCGTTTCGTTGGCGGTCGGTATGGCCACAGCGGCGGTGCCATTGATTGCCGCCGAGTTCACGAAAGGCAACTTCCGTGTGTTGCAGAGCCAGGTGAGGGAAATCATCCAATTATTCGCCTTCATCATGCTTCCGGCATCTTTGGGGATGATGATCGTTTCCGAACCGATCTACAACGTGTTCTATCCGCTTCACCCGGTAGGGCCTACGCTGTTGGCGGTGTCGGCTCTGATGAGCATCGTTTTGGGCCTGTTCACGGTTCTCGGGTCGATTTTGCAGTCATTGAGCCGTCACAAGACGATGATTTCCTATCTGCTGGTGGGGCTTGCGGTCAAAGCAATCATGCAGTATCCGATGTTGGCTTTGTTCGATACAGCAGGGGCATTGGTTGCGACGACGATCGGTTTCATCGTGACTGTGCTCCTGAGCGGATGGAAAATCTATCACCTGACCCATTTTGGACTGGTTGATACACTGCGGAAAACAGGGAAAATTTTGGCGGTCGCATTGATCATGGCGGTATGCGCGTTCATCGCCTTGAAAGCCAGCATGCTGGTCATTCCGATCGATCGCAAATTGACGGCATTGGTGGTAGTCGCCATCGTAGCGGCAGTCGGGGGATTCGTCTACTTGTTCCTGACCCTGAAATTGCGCATCGCTGATGATATTTTGGGCGCCAAAGCCAACGGCCTGCGCAGAAAAATGCGCATCAAATAAAATAAACGAAACCTAAAAAGCAGCCTTAGTGGGTGCTTTTTGGTTTATAAGGGAGAAAAAATATGCGTTTGGATAAATTGTTGTCGAATTCTGGATTCGGATCCAGAAAAGAAGTCAAAGTATTATTGAAAAAGAAACTCGTGACGGTGAACGGGAAAGTTGAAACAAAAGCCGAAGCCAAAGTGGACAGCGAAAAGGACACTGTTCTGGTCGGCGGTGAACCGGTCAGCTATCAGGAATTTATGTACTTGATGATGAACAAACCGCAGGGCGTCCTCAGTGCAACGGAGGATAACCATCAAAAGACGGTCATCGACCTGTTGGCTTTCGAACTGCATCAGCAAGAGCTCTTTCCGGTAGGCCGTCTCGACAAGGATACGGAAGGACTGTTGCTGCTGACGAACGACGGCCAATTAGCGCATTTTCTGCTCTCGCCGAAACGGCATGTGGACAAGGTCTATTTCGCTGAAGTAGCGGGATGGATGACGGAAGAGGATAAAAGAGCCTTCGCCGAAGGACTTGTTCTCGAAGATGGGTACCGTTGTTTGCCGGCAAAACTTGAGGTACTGAGCTATGAGGAAGAAAATAACCGTTCGGAGGTAGAAATCACGATCAAGGAAGGGAAGTTCCATCAAGTGAAGCGGATGGTGCTGGCATGCGGAAAAGAGGTCACCTTCCTGAAAAGGTTGACGATGGGGCCTTTGCGTTTGGATGAGCAACTGGCAAAAGGCGATTACCGTCCGTTGCGCGATGAGGAACTTGCGGCATTGCGGGAACATCTGCCGGAGTCGATTAAAAAAGGCTAAGATTTTGTCTTCAGTAGGGCCAAAATACCAAGCTTTTATTTGGATATTTTGCCAAAAGTGATATGATGATAGCATGATATTTTAAGTTAGGATGTGCGTTCATGGAAATCAATTGGAAAAAAGAAGTGGAAATCAGAAAAACGGAACTGTTGGAGGACTTATTCACATTATTGCGGATCGACAGTGTGCGGGACGATTCGAAAATAACCCCTGATGCCCCGGTCGGACCGGGTCCTAAAGAAGCTTTGGAAGCTTTCTTGGCTATCGGTGAACGGGACGGTTTCACCACGAAAAATGTCGGCAATCTGGCCGGACATATCGAATTTGGCGAAGGTGAAGAATTGATGGGCGTATTCGGTCACGTCGATGTTGTGCCTACCGGGACCGGTTGGGATACGGATCCTTTCGTACCTGTGATCATCGATGACCGCATCTACGCCCGCGGATCGAGCGATGATAAGGGGCCTACGATGGCTGCCTATTATGCATTGAAGATCATCCGCGACCTGAAGCTGCCGATTTCCAAAAAGGTCCGCGTCATCATCGGGACGGATGAAGAGAGCGGCTGGAAATGTATGGACCACTATCTTGAAAACGAGCGGATACCTGATTTCGGTTTTTCTCCGGATGCTGAATTTCCGATCATCAATGGTGAAAAAGGCATGCAGACTTTCATGGTCCAATTCAGAGGCGACAACAAAGGCGGCAAGAACGAGTTGTTGAGTTTTGAGGCCGGTCTGCGCGAAAACATGGTCCCTCAGGATGCGACTGCCGTATTCATCAGTCCGGAGGCCGACAAAATTGAGCAGGCATTCGCTGCTTTCCTGGAAAATAATCCAGTCAAAGGAACGATTACTGTAGAAGGCGAACAAGTTACAATCGAATTGATCGGAAAAGCCGCTCACGGCATGAATCCGGCTGCAGGCGTGAATGCAGGTACCTATCTTGCCACTTTCCTGAACAAATTCAACTTCGGCGGCCAAGCCGCGACCTTCCTCGAATTGATCGCGGACCGCATCCATCTGCAGCATGATGCACAGAAATTGAACTTGGCCTACACGGATCCGGTAATGGGTGAATTGACCATGAATGCCGGCATATTCACTTTCACGCCGACAACCGGGGGTGAAGTAGCACTGAACTTCCGTTACCCGCAAGGCGTTTCCGAAGAAGGCATCGAAATCAAGTTGGAAGCTGCTTTGGCTTCCTACGGCGTGACGATCGCAAAAGGCGGACACGGCAAGTTGCCGCATTATGTGCCGGCCGACGATCCGTTGGTTAAAACACTGTTGGCTGTCTACGAAAAACACACTGGCCTGAAGGGGCATGAACAATCCATCGGCGGCGGAACCTACGGACGCCTTTTGGAGCGCGGCGTTGCTTATGGCGCGATGTTCCCGGACAGCATCGACACGATGCACCAGGCGAACGAATTCATGGCTCTGGATGATCTTTTCCGCGCGACTGCGATCTATGCGGATGCCATGTACGAACTGCTGAAATAAACAAACGGCCTGATAGTTTAAAAACGAAAAGAGGCTGGGACAATCTCCCAGCCTCTTTTTGCACCCGAACATCGTATGCGCAAACGCGGGACAGAACGCAGCCCCTGGCTCCACTTGACAAAAAGCGTTCATTTCCCCGTGGTTACTTATTTTCCCCAAGTTTAGCGCGCATGGAGATCAAATGCGATACACAGCAAACTTGATAGTGTAGTCTTCTGGCTTGTGCTCAGACCAATATCAGGAACCGGGACAATAGATTTGCCAATTCCGTTGCTATTCCTTAGAATAAGTGATAAAGGCTGGTCCTTGCAACAAATCAATACTGAGCAAATCCACACTTAAGGACCGAAAGGAGACCTGTAATCATGACATTGAAAGAAAAAGTAAACAAGGATTTCATCCAAGCAAGAAAAGACAAAGACATATTGAAGGCGGATGTCCTGCGTCTCATCAAAACGGAGTACGACTCTTTCTTGATCGACAACAAGCGTGAAATGACCGAAGCTGAGCAAATCAATGTTTTTCTGAAGGACATCAAAAAGACCAATGAAGCGATCACTTTTGCAAGGCAAGTCGGACGCGCAGATCTGATCGAAGAGAACCAGGCAAAATTAGCTATTCTGGAGGCTTATGTGCCAAAAATGATGGATGAACAGGAAGTCCGTTTCTTTTTGGCCGAAAACGGGGTGGCCGAGATGCCGCTGAAGGATGCGATGAAGTTCTCGATGCAGGTGTTGGACGGAAAAGCCGACAAAGCGCTTGTATCCAAAATCATCAAAGAAATCTTGGAAAAATGATGCATCTGATAAGAAAAGGACTGTGCGGCGCTTTGCTGCACGGTCCTTTTCTGAATTGAAAACCAAGCTTTCTCCGTCCCGAAACGTTCAAGTCAATAGATACAAGCGAATAATCAGTCTTTTTTGACCCATTTGTTTCCGGCTTTGTTGGTAGGCGGCAGTCTGTGGCCTTCGGCGATGTGGACTTCCTTGCTGCCGGTGATTTTGCCCCCTCTTGGGCCGACTTCTTTGTAGATGCCGGGAGGAAGATTATCCGTACCGGGTTTGTGCAAGTCTTTTGGATCGATTCTCATGCTTTTTGCTCCTTTCTTTCCGTAAGAGCGGCGGGCGGAGAAGCTGCTTCATACAGGTTAATTATATCCCTGAAAGCGCAAACAATCAACTGTTGACTGTCTTCAGAAGACAGTGTGCACGCGTGAGCAACATTTCAGGTTTTTCTCGGAACGTAACAAATTGAAATACAATTGTCATATTTCTATCATGCAATGGTATTTTAATTTTGATATACTTCATCTCGTAGAAGAAACAGGAGGAGAAGTATAATTGGGAAAAAAACATATCGCGTTGTTCTCATCAATCTTATTGCTTAGTCCGATTGCAGGTGGGTTTACTGCTCAGGCGGCTACATTGGAAGAATTACAACAACAAAAAGATGCTTTGCAATTAGAAACGAATACGATTCAATCGCAGATAGAAGAAAAATCAAATTCATTGAATACTTTGGAATCCGAAAAAGCAAATTTGGAAACAAAAGTGAATGAATTGCAATCGCAATTGGACGAATTGATGACCCGATTAGCGGATCAAGAGGAAAAATTAGCTGACATCGAATCAAAAATTCTGGAATTGCAGGCTGAAATCGAAGCATTACAAGTGGTCATCGACCAAAGAACCGAAAAATTGAACACGCAGGCTCGTTATATCCAGACGGATGCGGGCGTTACGAATATAGCATCAATCCTTCTGTCTTCCGAGAACTTCTCCGATCTTGTCGGCAAAATCACTGTCGTATCAAAGATTGTGACTGCCAACAAGGATATCGTGGAGCAACAGGAAGCCGATCAGCAAAAAGTCGAAGACAGCAAAGTAGCTGTCGAGGAAGAAAAAATTGCTGCTGAAGCATTGAAACAAGAAATACTGATTTCAAAAAATAATGTTGTGGCCCAAAAAGCAGAAATTGACGTCCAAATCGCGCAGGTCATCGAAAACTACGAATTGACTGAAGCCGAGAAAAATGGCCTGGAATCCACTAAAGCTGATTTGGCTGCGCAAACAGAATCAATCAGCAATGACATGGCAGCTGAACAAGCGCGCATCACGGCAGAAGCCGTCGCTGCAGCCGAGGCAGAAGCTGCAGCCATCGCCGCAGCCGAAGCAGCTGCAGCTGCAGCTGCCAATAACCTGACAGCATCAGTCTCACAGACAACTTCAACACCAAGCTATTCCGTAAATTCCAGCGGATTCTTGAGACCGGCAAGTGGCTATATCTCTTCTCCTTTCGGAAATCGCGTTTCGCCATTCGGCGGCTCTATCGAATTCCATCGTGGCATAGATATCGCGGGCAGCGGAGCGATTTCGGCTGCACAATC harbors:
- a CDS encoding LysM peptidoglycan-binding domain-containing protein, which codes for MNTSRKAFRRLFGVILSLLLLFTLSATPALAATSQIIYQGSTSNKVVALTFDDGSDGFNIQSILNTLSANNIKATFFLTGQGAENHPQAIKNIVAAGHDIGNHSYNHPDFTTVSTTEMTNQLSQAETIITNLTGKSTKPFFRAPFGSYNNTVLQTVGNAGYTYTFQWTIDTLDWTGNSATDIYNRVINNIVPGAIVLMHTGYGANGTPTALPNMINQLRAMGYSFVTLSQLMNTTSTPGTGTSYTVKAGDTLYAIALRYGVTVQAIVNANGLTNANLIRVGQVLTIPGTGTPTTPTTPTTPTTGTSYTVKAGDTLYAIALRYGVTVQAIVNANGITNANLIRVGQVLTIPGTSTPTAPTTPTTGTTYTVKAGDTLYAIALRYGVTVQQIVNANNIANANLISIGQVLTIPGTSTPTTPTTPTTGTTYTVKAGDTLYAIALRYGVTITQLVNANSIANPNLIRVGQVLIIP
- a CDS encoding polysaccharide biosynthesis protein, encoding MSTDGKVKAENETTNNKMVQGTFWMTFGSIFSRLIGALYIIPWNALMGSTDAANTANALYSIGYTPYQLFLSIGIAGFPAAMSKQVAQYNAKNQYRTGIDIFKKSMFFMLLTGAISAALMYGLAPMIAENSPAASPEDGALVIRALAPALLLVPGMSLMRGFFQGYQDMVPSAISQVFEQIGRVVYLLGATYIVMQLLDGNIATAVAHSTFAAFVGAIVAAIILLFYYKKKMAEYQPLIANSEPSSNIQTTAAIKSMLQESIPFILIGSGITFAKLIDQVTFKPMMENLTNYSGKEIEDLFGLFSFNADKLIMIIVSLAVGMATAAVPLIAAEFTKGNFRVLQSQVREIIQLFAFIMLPASLGMMIVSEPIYNVFYPLHPVGPTLLAVSALMSIVLGLFTVLGSILQSLSRHKTMISYLLVGLAVKAIMQYPMLALFDTAGALVATTIGFIVTVLLSGWKIYHLTHFGLVDTLRKTGKILAVALIMAVCAFIALKASMLVIPIDRKLTALVVVAIVAAVGGFVYLFLTLKLRIADDILGAKANGLRRKMRIK
- a CDS encoding pseudouridine synthase; translated protein: MRLDKLLSNSGFGSRKEVKVLLKKKLVTVNGKVETKAEAKVDSEKDTVLVGGEPVSYQEFMYLMMNKPQGVLSATEDNHQKTVIDLLAFELHQQELFPVGRLDKDTEGLLLLTNDGQLAHFLLSPKRHVDKVYFAEVAGWMTEEDKRAFAEGLVLEDGYRCLPAKLEVLSYEEENNRSEVEITIKEGKFHQVKRMVLACGKEVTFLKRLTMGPLRLDEQLAKGDYRPLRDEELAALREHLPESIKKG
- the pepV gene encoding dipeptidase PepV, which translates into the protein MEINWKKEVEIRKTELLEDLFTLLRIDSVRDDSKITPDAPVGPGPKEALEAFLAIGERDGFTTKNVGNLAGHIEFGEGEELMGVFGHVDVVPTGTGWDTDPFVPVIIDDRIYARGSSDDKGPTMAAYYALKIIRDLKLPISKKVRVIIGTDEESGWKCMDHYLENERIPDFGFSPDAEFPIINGEKGMQTFMVQFRGDNKGGKNELLSFEAGLRENMVPQDATAVFISPEADKIEQAFAAFLENNPVKGTITVEGEQVTIELIGKAAHGMNPAAGVNAGTYLATFLNKFNFGGQAATFLELIADRIHLQHDAQKLNLAYTDPVMGELTMNAGIFTFTPTTGGEVALNFRYPQGVSEEGIEIKLEAALASYGVTIAKGGHGKLPHYVPADDPLVKTLLAVYEKHTGLKGHEQSIGGGTYGRLLERGVAYGAMFPDSIDTMHQANEFMALDDLFRATAIYADAMYELLK
- a CDS encoding GatB/YqeY domain-containing protein, yielding MTLKEKVNKDFIQARKDKDILKADVLRLIKTEYDSFLIDNKREMTEAEQINVFLKDIKKTNEAITFARQVGRADLIEENQAKLAILEAYVPKMMDEQEVRFFLAENGVAEMPLKDAMKFSMQVLDGKADKALVSKIIKEILEK
- a CDS encoding YjzC family protein, with amino-acid sequence MRIDPKDLHKPGTDNLPPGIYKEVGPRGGKITGSKEVHIAEGHRLPPTNKAGNKWVKKD
- a CDS encoding peptidoglycan DD-metalloendopeptidase family protein, with amino-acid sequence MGKKHIALFSSILLLSPIAGGFTAQAATLEELQQQKDALQLETNTIQSQIEEKSNSLNTLESEKANLETKVNELQSQLDELMTRLADQEEKLADIESKILELQAEIEALQVVIDQRTEKLNTQARYIQTDAGVTNIASILLSSENFSDLVGKITVVSKIVTANKDIVEQQEADQQKVEDSKVAVEEEKIAAEALKQEILISKNNVVAQKAEIDVQIAQVIENYELTEAEKNGLESTKADLAAQTESISNDMAAEQARITAEAVAAAEAEAAAIAAAEAAAAAAANNLTASVSQTTSTPSYSVNSSGFLRPASGYISSPFGNRVSPFGGSIEFHRGIDIAGSGAISAAQSGTVETAAYHASYGYYVVINHGTINGVNVKTLYAHMQPGLLVAPGQTVSQGQQVGVMGTTGSSTGVHLHFEVQENGAVVNPLNYIGG